TCTAATGTTTGCAGCCACTTGACCTAACAGCTCTTTATCTATTCCTTCTAAAGTTAACCTAACCTGTACGTCTCCTGTACCCCTTTCTACTTTTGCTGTAATCCCTTTAGGAAGCTTAAAATTTATCGGATGAGAATATCCTAAACTAAAAACTATCTCATCTCCCTTTACCTCAGCTTTATATCCTAACCCTACGATGTCTAAAACTTTCTGAAAACCTTGGGTAACCCCTATTACCATATTGTTGATCAAAGCCCTGGTTAATCCTTGAAAGGCTTTGGCCTTATTTTTTAATTTTTTTCTTACCTCATCCTGTTGCACTACTATAGTATCTCCCTCTACTACCACCTTAACTAACGGAGGAAGCTTTTTTTCAATCTTTCCCTTAGGTCCTTCAACTACCATAAAACCATCTTCTTTTAAATAAAACTTTACTCCATTAGGAATCTTTATTGATTTTCTTCCTACACGAGAAACTTCTCCCATAACCAGTCACCCCTTTACCAAATTTCACAAATAACTTCACCGCCTACCTTAAGGCGTCTTGCCTCATGATCTGTCATAATACCTTTAGAAGTAGAAACTATAGCAATTCCAAGCCCATCCAATACTTTCGGTAGATCCTTATATCCTCTATATATTCTTCTCCCAGGTTTACTTATCCTTTTTATACCAGAAATAACCGGTCTTTTAAACTCGTCATACTTTAAAATAATCTCTATCTTACCCTGAGGTTTTTCATCATGATAAATAAAATCTTCTATATACCCTTCGTCTTTCAATATTTTAACTATCGCAAGTTTAATCTTAGAAGCAGGAATTACCACTGTTTTATGTCTAGCTTGAAGAGCATTTTTTATCCTAATCAACATATCTGCTATAGGGTCTGTCATCATGCCTCTTTCCTCCTTACCAACTAGCTTTCCTAATCCCAGGGATTTTACCTTCTGAAGCCAATTTTCTAAAACACATCCTGCAAAGACCAAATCTTCTTATATATGCCCTCGCACGTCCACAAATAGAACATCTATTTCTGTGACGGACCTGAAACTTGGGCTTCCTTTTTGCTTTTTCTCGTTGAGCTTTTCTTGGCATATAAATTTACCCCCTAAATGGCATTCCTAACTCTTTTAATAACGCATATGCCTCTTCATCAGTTTTGGCTGTGGTAACAATGGTTACACTTAACCCTTTAATCTTTTCTACTTTACTGGTGTCTATCTCAGGAAAAATCGTATGGTCGGTTATACCAAAAGTATAATTCCCTCTTCCATCAAAACCAGACTTAGGAAGACCTTTAAAATCTTTAGTTCTGGGCAAAGCAATGTTAATAAGTCTGGTAAGAAAATCATACATCCTGTCTCCTCTCAAGGTTACCATAACCCCAATAGGCATACCTTTTCTTAGCTTAAACCCTGCTATAGACTTTCTCGCCCTACATATTTTAGGCTTTTGCCCAGTAATTTGGGCTAACTCTACCATAGCCTGGTCTATAACCTTAGGGTTAGTCACCGCCTCGTTTAACCCCATATTAACACTTATTTTTTCTAATTTAGGCACTTGGTGTATGTTTTTATACCCAAACCTTTCCCTTAATCTTGGGATCACTTCATTTTTGTAATACTCTTTTAACCAGCTCATGTTTTACTCCTTCACCTCGATAATTTCTCCACATTTTTTACAAAATCTAACCTTAGTTCCATCTTCTAAAAACTTCCTACCTATCTTTACACCCCTCTTACATTTAGGACAATACACCATCAAATTAGAAATATGTATAGGTGCCGGTTTTTCAATTATGCCCCCACTGCTGTAAGGAGTTGGCTTCATGTGTCTTTTAACTAAATTAACCCCTTCAACTACAGCCCTTCCTTTCCTGGGGAATACCTTTAAAACTTTTCCTATTTTTCCTTTATCTTTACCTGCTATAACTACTACCATATCGTTTTTTCTTATGTGTAATTTAACTTCATGAGGTTTAGGTGCTTTTTTATTTATCCCGCGCTTTATCATGGTCAAACTCCTTTTATATAACTTCAGGGGCTAAAGAAATGATTTTCATAAAACCTTTAGCCCTAAGCTCCCTAGCTACAGGTCCGAAAATACGAGTTCCTATCGGCTCTTTATACTGATTGATTAAAACAGCTGCGTTTTCATCAAATCTTATGTGAGTTCCGTCTGGTCTAGCAACTTCTTTTTTGGTTCTAACAATTACCGCTTTAACTACATCACCCTCTTTCACTTTTGAATTAGGAATAGCTTCTTTTACTGAAGCAACTATAATATCACCTACACTTCCATATTTTCTATGAGAGCCACCTAAAACCCTAATACACATTATCTTTTTAGCCCCAGAATTATCAGCTACGTTTAAATAAGTCTGCTGCTGAATCATTCTTATTCACCCCCTTCTAAATCCTCTTTAACCTCTAACACTTTGGCCTTCTCTATGATCTCTCTTACCCTCCATCTTTTTCTACGAGAAAGAGGTCTTGTCTCTTCGATTAAAACCTTATCACCTATCTTACATTCATTATTTTCATCATGGGCCATATATTTTTTTCTTCTTTTGATGTATTTCCCGTAAAGGGGATGCTTTACCAAAGTCTCTACCATCACTACTACAGTCTTATCCATCTTATCACTAACTACTGTCCCTATAAAAGTTTTTCTTCTACCCATATCCATCCTCACCCTATCGTATGTTAAGTTCTTTTTCTCTTATAACCGTCAAAACTCTGGCAATATCTCTTTTAACCTGTCTAATTCTCATAGGATTTTCAAGTTTATAAACAGTTTTCTGAAACCTGAGATTAAAAAGCTCTTCCCTTAAACTTGCTAACTTTTCTTTTAACTCAGGGATGGACAACTCCCTCAAATCACGAGCCTTCATTAAAACTCCTCCCTACTAACTATTTTACATTTAAAAGGCATCTTACTGGCAGCCAGCCTTAAAGCTTCTTTAGCCACTTCTTCCGGAACTCCTGCGATCTCATAGATAATCTTACCTGGCTTCACCACAGCTACCCACTCTTCAACAGCTCCCTTACCCTTTCCCATACGAGTTTCTGCAGGTTTCTTGGTAACCGGTTTGTCTGGAAAAACCCTGATCCAAACCTTAGCTCCCTTTTTGGCTACCCTAACGATAGCTACACGTCCTGCCTCTATCTGTCTTGCAGTCAACCAACCACCTTCGAGTACCTTTAAGCCGTATTCTCCAAACTCAACCGTATGCCCACTGGTAGCTTTTCCTCTAACCCTTCCTTTTTGTTGCTTCCTGTATTTAGTCTTTTTTGGTTGGAGCAACATATTTTCTCACCCCTTTAATTTTTAGATAACTAATCTTTCTTGTCCTTCTTTTTCAGGTAAAACCTCTCCTTTAAAAATCCAAACCTTTACCCCTATACTTCCATATTTGGTTACTGCGGTAGCAAACCCGTAGTCTATATCAGCCCTTAAAGTAGAAAGAGGAACTCTTCCAACCCTATACCATTCACTTCTCGCTATTTCAGCGCCTCCAAGTCTTCCAGAGCACTGAACCTTAACTCCCTGAGCCCCAAAACGCATTACCAAAGATACTGCCCTTTTCATCGCCCTTCTAAAAGAAACCCTTCTTTCTATTTGAGTAGCTATATTTTCTGCTACTAACTGAGCCTCAAGCTCTGGTCTTCTAACTTCATTTACCAAAACTTCAAACTCTCTTTCTTTAATCAACTTCCCTAGTTCATTCTTTATCTTTTCTATCTCAGCTCCTTTCTTACCTATAACTATTCCTGGACGAGCTGAATAAATAATCACCCTAACCTTGTTAGCAGCTCTCTCTATCTCGATCTTAGATATTCCAGCATGAAAATATTTCTCTTTTAAGAATTTTCTTATTAAATAATCCTCATATACATATTTAGGAAATTCTGAAGGTTTAGCAAACCAACGAGAATCCCAAGTTCTGGTAATCCCAATTCTCAATCCGATAGGATTAACTTTCTGCCCCAAGGCTTACCTCCTCTTTTTACTTTTTTCTTCTCTTTCTTCTACCACCACCGTAATATGGCTCATCCTTCTTAAGATTCTACTTGCCCTTCCCCATGCTCTTGGCCAAATCCTCTTAAGACGAGGGCCTTCATTTACGTAAGCCTCTGCCACATAAAGCTTATCCACATCCATACCATAGTTGTTTTCTGCATTAGCTATAGCACTCTCTAAAACTTTCTTAACAATCCTAGCTGCTTTTTTAGGAGTAAAAGCTAAAATATTTAAAGCCTCATCTACCCTCTTCCCTCTTATTAAATCTACCACCAACCTTGCTTTATAAGGAGAAATCAAAACATATTTAGCAGTAGCTCGAGCTTTCATATCCATCTCCTTTTTATTTCTTCTTTACTCCCTTTACTTTTCCTTTATCTGCAGGATGTCCTTTATAAGTTCTGGTAGGAGCAAACTCACCCAACTTATGTCCAACCATGTTTTCTGTTACATAAACAGGTATAAATTTATGTCCATTATGAACCGCAAAGGTCAACCCTACCATCTCAGGAATAATAGTAGACCTTCTACTCCAAGTCTTTATAGGTTTTTTATCTCCTGTTTCTCTTGCTGCCAAAACTTTTTTTAATAAATGTTCGTCCACAAAAGGACCTTTTTTCTTAGACCTAGGCATTTAAAGCACCCCCTAACTAATTACCCCTTTCTTCTTCTAATTATAAACTTATCAGAAGGTTTTTTCTTACGTGTTTTACGTCCTTTACATAACCATCCCCAAGGAGAACAAGGATGTCTTCCACCATGAGACCTTCCCTCTCCTCCTCCAAGAGGATGGTCTACTGGGTTCATAGCTACACCACGAACATGAGGTCTTCTACCAAGCCATCTAGACCTTCCAGCTTTACCAAGAATAACATTTTCCCATTCCAGATTACCTACTTGTCCAATAGTAGCCCTACAATTACCATGAACTTTTCTTATCTCACCAGAAGGTAACCTTAAAATCACATAATCACCTTCTTTACCAAGAACTTGAGCGAAAGCTCCAGCACTTCTGGCCAATTGTCCACCCTTTTTAGGCCTAAGTTCTACATTATGTACCATGGTACCTACAGGGATATTCTTAAGAGGTAAAGCATTCCCCACTTTAATCTCTACACTTTCCCCAGACATCACCACATCACCTACTTTAAGACCCACAGGAGCAATGATATATCTCTTTTCTCCGTCTGCATACTGCAACAAAGCTATATTAGCAGATCTATTAGGGTCATATTCCAAAGCTATTACCTTAGCTGGTATATTATCTTTATCTCTTTTAAAATCTATGATACGATAAAGCCTTTTATGTCCTCCTCCTCTAAACCTTATGGTAATCCTTCCATAATTATTCCTACCACCTGATTTCTTTAAAGGCTCAACCAGAGACTTTTCTGGTTCTTTTTTGGTAAGTTCTGGATTAACCAAATAGGTCTGAAACCTTCTACCAGGAGAGGTAGGTTTGCACTTCTTTATAGGCATCTCTTATCACCTCTTATATGGTTTCAAAAAATTCTATAGTCTGTCCAGGCTGAAGCCTGACTATAGCCTTTTTTCTTAAGGATGTTTTTCCAGGATTTCTATATCCACCTTTAGGTTTCCCTTTTACCCTTATCGTTTGCACGTCTAGGACCTTTACATTAAACAGTTTTTCTACTGCCTGCTTGATTTCTATCTTATTAGCCGCTGGGTCTACCCAAAAAGAAACTTGATTATTTTTTTCCTTTAAAAGCATAGATTTTTCAGTAATGATAGGAGCTAAAATAATCTTTCTTGGGTCCTTCATCTTTTATCTCCTTAAACGTTCCTCTATTTTATCTAAAGCTTCCTTTGAAATTATTAAATTTTCGTGATTTAAAATATCATAAACGTTTAATCCTTCAACAGCCAACACCTTAACTTTAGGAAGATTGGAAGCACTTTTCTCTAATACTAAATTCCTCTCAGGAACTATAATAAGTGCCTCATTAATCCCTAACGTGTCTAAATAAGACTTAAGGAGCTTAGTTTTAGGTTTTTCAACCACAGGAAAACCTTCTGCCACAAAAAGTTTATTCGTTAGAGCCCTTGAAGAAAGAGCCATTTTCAAACCTAATCTTCTAACCTTCTTGTTTAACTTAAATTCATAACTTCTCGGTTTAGGACCGTGCACTACACCACCACCAACCCACTGAGGAGCTCTGATAGAACCTTGACGTGCCCTTCCAGTATGTTTTTGAGGCCAAGGTTTCCTTCCTCCTCCTCTTACCTCTCCTCTTGTCTTAGTACAAGCTGTACCAGCCCTCCATCTCGCCATTTGCCATCTTACTATCTCATGCAAAATTCCTTCCTTAGGATAAACACCATAAATATCAAGAGGAAGCTCCATCTCTCCTACTATCTTAGCACTGGCGTCAATTACTTTAGCTTTTATAGCCTCCATCTTTTTACTCCCCTTTATTTAAAATAAACCATTACATATCCGTTGTTCCAGCCAGGAACACCACCCTTTACTAAAAGAAGGTTTTTCTCAGGATCTATATCAACCACAGTTAGATTTTTTATCGTAACTCTTTCAGCTCCATAATGACCTGCCATTTTTTTCCCTTTGATTACCCTTCCTGGAAAAGTATTGGCACCACTTGAACCTCTTTTACGATGAACCTTTTTAGCACCATGACTCATAGGTTGACGTTGAAAATTCCATCTCTTTATCGTTCCAGTAAAACCTCTTCCCTTGGTAATTCCGGTCACATCCACCTTTATACCTTTTTCCAAACCTAAATCAGATAAGGTTAAAACCTGTCCAGGCACAAACTCTTGAGGATTTTCAACTTTAAACTCCTTCAAAATATAAAAACCTGTATCTAAACCCGCTTTTAAAAAATGTCCTATCATAGGTAAGGTAAACTTAGTTAGTTTCTTCGGGTCAAATCCTAACTGAACTGCGTTATAACCATCTTTTTCTTCTGTTTTAACCTGAACTACTGTGCAAGGTCCCACCTGAAGTACCGTTACAGGCACCACATTACCATCGGCATCAAAAACTCTAGTCATCCCTAATTTTTTACCTATTAAACCTTCAACCTTCATGGTTAACACTCCCCTTACACCTTTATTTCAACTTCCACACCAGCAGGTAACTCCAACTGCATCAACGCATCGATGGTTTGCTGTGTGGGCTCTAAAATCTCGATAAGCCTCTTATGGATTCGCATCTCAAACTGTTCTCGAGAGTTTTTGTCAATATGCGGAGATCTCAACACAGTCCATCTACTTATTTTAGTAGGTAAAGGTATAGGGCCTACTACTTTAGCCCCTGTCTCCTTGGCTGTAGACACTATGCTAGCCACTGATTTATCTAAAATTCTGTGATCAAAACTTTTTAATTTTATTCTTATCTTCTGTGTGGGTATCATCTTCTAAACCTCACACTCCCTTATTCTATTATTTTAGTTACTACACCAGCACCAACAGTCCTTCCACCTTCTCTAATCGCAAACCTCAAACCCTCTTCCAACGCAACAGGCTTGATCAACTCAACCTCTAACTCCACATTGTCTCCTGGCATCACCATCTCAACCCCATCCGGTAACTTAACCACTCCTGTCACATCCGTTGTCCTAAAATAAAACTGAGGCCTATAACCATTAAAAAACGGTGTATGCCTTCCCCCCTCCTCCTTCTTCAACACATATACCTCTGCCTTAAACTTAGTATGTGGCTTAATAGTACCAGGCTTCGCCAAAACCTGACCCCTCTCTACCTCATCCTTACCCACTCCTCTCAACAACACCCCTATATTATCTCCTGGCAACGCCTCATCCAATATCTTCCTAAACATCTCCAAACTAGTCGCTACCGTCTTTATCGTAGGCCTAAGTCCTACTATCTCTACCTCCTCTCCAGGCCTAAGCACACCCCTCTCCACCTTACCTGTTACCACCGTACCTCTTCCAGATATACTAAACACGTCCTCTATAGGCATCAAAAACGGCTTATCCACATCCCTAACAGGCTCAGGTATATATTCATCCATCGCCTTCATCAACTCCCATATCCTACCACACCACTCACATTCCTCCTTACCACATCCACACTCAAGCGCCTTCAACGCACTACCCCTAATCACCGGTACCTCATCCCCTGGAAATCCATACTTGCTAAGTAACTCCCTAACCTCTAACTCCACCAAATCCAATAACTCTGCATCATCTACCATGTCTACCTTGTTCATAAATACCACCATCGCTGGAACGTTAACCTGCCTTGCAAGCAATACATGCTCCCTTGTCTGAGGCATTGGACCATCGGTAGCTGCCACAACCAATATAGATCCATCCATCTGCGCCGCACCAGTTATCATGTTCTTTATGTAGTCTGCGTGCCCAGGACAGTCTATATGGGCATAGTGCCTCTTATCACTCTCATACTCAACATGGGCAAGCTGAATCGTTATACCCCTTGCCTTCTCCTCAGGTGCTTTGTCTATCTGATCAAAAGGAATCCACTGCGCATATCCCTTCGTAGACAATACCCTTGTTATAGCACTGGTTAATGTGGTCTTACCATGGTCTATGTGCCCAATCGTCCCCACGTTTAAATGCGGCTTCTTCCTCTCAAACTTTTGCTTAGCCATCTTCCCTTCCTCCTATCCTAAAAATTTCTAACTTCCTTTTGCTTTCTTGATAATCTGTTCTGCTAAATTCCCTGGAACCTTCTCATAATGAGAAAATTGCATAATAAAGGTCCCTCTACCTTGAGTTAAAGACCTTAAAGTAGTTGCATAACCAAACATTTCTCCCAACGGCACAAAGGCGTTAATTATACGAACATTTCCTCTTAAATCCATCCCTTCAACCCTTCCTCTCCGGGAAGAAATATCTCCCAAAACCTCTCCCAAGTACTCTTCAGGAACAGATATTTCAACTTTCATGATAGGCTCAAGTAACACCGGATTTGCCTTTTTACAGGCTTCCTTAAATGCCATAGAACCAG
Above is a genomic segment from Thermodesulfobacterium commune DSM 2178 containing:
- the rplF gene encoding 50S ribosomal protein L6, whose product is MGEVSRVGRKSIKIPNGVKFYLKEDGFMVVEGPKGKIEKKLPPLVKVVVEGDTIVVQQDEVRKKLKNKAKAFQGLTRALINNMVIGVTQGFQKVLDIVGLGYKAEVKGDEIVFSLGYSHPINFKLPKGITAKVERGTGDVQVRLTLEGIDKELLGQVAANIRKLRPPEPYKGKGIRYADEVIYRKAGKSGKGAKK
- the rpsH gene encoding 30S ribosomal protein S8 — its product is MMTDPIADMLIRIKNALQARHKTVVIPASKIKLAIVKILKDEGYIEDFIYHDEKPQGKIEIILKYDEFKRPVISGIKRISKPGRRIYRGYKDLPKVLDGLGIAIVSTSKGIMTDHEARRLKVGGEVICEIW
- a CDS encoding type Z 30S ribosomal protein S14, whose protein sequence is MPRKAQREKAKRKPKFQVRHRNRCSICGRARAYIRRFGLCRMCFRKLASEGKIPGIRKASW
- the rplE gene encoding 50S ribosomal protein L5, whose protein sequence is MSWLKEYYKNEVIPRLRERFGYKNIHQVPKLEKISVNMGLNEAVTNPKVIDQAMVELAQITGQKPKICRARKSIAGFKLRKGMPIGVMVTLRGDRMYDFLTRLINIALPRTKDFKGLPKSGFDGRGNYTFGITDHTIFPEIDTSKVEKIKGLSVTIVTTAKTDEEAYALLKELGMPFRG
- the rplX gene encoding 50S ribosomal protein L24 — protein: MIKRGINKKAPKPHEVKLHIRKNDMVVVIAGKDKGKIGKVLKVFPRKGRAVVEGVNLVKRHMKPTPYSSGGIIEKPAPIHISNLMVYCPKCKRGVKIGRKFLEDGTKVRFCKKCGEIIEVKE
- the rplN gene encoding 50S ribosomal protein L14 → MIQQQTYLNVADNSGAKKIMCIRVLGGSHRKYGSVGDIIVASVKEAIPNSKVKEGDVVKAVIVRTKKEVARPDGTHIRFDENAAVLINQYKEPIGTRIFGPVARELRAKGFMKIISLAPEVI
- the rpsQ gene encoding 30S ribosomal protein S17; amino-acid sequence: MDMGRRKTFIGTVVSDKMDKTVVVMVETLVKHPLYGKYIKRRKKYMAHDENNECKIGDKVLIEETRPLSRRKRWRVREIIEKAKVLEVKEDLEGGE
- the rpmC gene encoding 50S ribosomal protein L29, yielding MKARDLRELSIPELKEKLASLREELFNLRFQKTVYKLENPMRIRQVKRDIARVLTVIREKELNIR
- the rplP gene encoding 50S ribosomal protein L16, with the protein product MLQPKKTKYRKQQKGRVRGKATSGHTVEFGEYGLKVLEGGWLTARQIEAGRVAIVRVAKKGAKVWIRVFPDKPVTKKPAETRMGKGKGAVEEWVAVVKPGKIIYEIAGVPEEVAKEALRLAASKMPFKCKIVSREEF
- the rpsC gene encoding 30S ribosomal protein S3, encoding MGQKVNPIGLRIGITRTWDSRWFAKPSEFPKYVYEDYLIRKFLKEKYFHAGISKIEIERAANKVRVIIYSARPGIVIGKKGAEIEKIKNELGKLIKEREFEVLVNEVRRPELEAQLVAENIATQIERRVSFRRAMKRAVSLVMRFGAQGVKVQCSGRLGGAEIARSEWYRVGRVPLSTLRADIDYGFATAVTKYGSIGVKVWIFKGEVLPEKEGQERLVI
- the rplV gene encoding 50S ribosomal protein L22, with product MKARATAKYVLISPYKARLVVDLIRGKRVDEALNILAFTPKKAARIVKKVLESAIANAENNYGMDVDKLYVAEAYVNEGPRLKRIWPRAWGRASRILRRMSHITVVVEEREEKSKKRR
- the rpsS gene encoding 30S ribosomal protein S19, whose translation is MPRSKKKGPFVDEHLLKKVLAARETGDKKPIKTWSRRSTIIPEMVGLTFAVHNGHKFIPVYVTENMVGHKLGEFAPTRTYKGHPADKGKVKGVKKK
- the rplB gene encoding 50S ribosomal protein L2 yields the protein MPIKKCKPTSPGRRFQTYLVNPELTKKEPEKSLVEPLKKSGGRNNYGRITIRFRGGGHKRLYRIIDFKRDKDNIPAKVIALEYDPNRSANIALLQYADGEKRYIIAPVGLKVGDVVMSGESVEIKVGNALPLKNIPVGTMVHNVELRPKKGGQLARSAGAFAQVLGKEGDYVILRLPSGEIRKVHGNCRATIGQVGNLEWENVILGKAGRSRWLGRRPHVRGVAMNPVDHPLGGGEGRSHGGRHPCSPWGWLCKGRKTRKKKPSDKFIIRRRKG
- the rplW gene encoding 50S ribosomal protein L23 produces the protein MKDPRKIILAPIITEKSMLLKEKNNQVSFWVDPAANKIEIKQAVEKLFNVKVLDVQTIRVKGKPKGGYRNPGKTSLRKKAIVRLQPGQTIEFFETI
- the rplD gene encoding 50S ribosomal protein L4, which gives rise to MEAIKAKVIDASAKIVGEMELPLDIYGVYPKEGILHEIVRWQMARWRAGTACTKTRGEVRGGGRKPWPQKHTGRARQGSIRAPQWVGGGVVHGPKPRSYEFKLNKKVRRLGLKMALSSRALTNKLFVAEGFPVVEKPKTKLLKSYLDTLGINEALIIVPERNLVLEKSASNLPKVKVLAVEGLNVYDILNHENLIISKEALDKIEERLRR
- the rplC gene encoding 50S ribosomal protein L3, which codes for MKVEGLIGKKLGMTRVFDADGNVVPVTVLQVGPCTVVQVKTEEKDGYNAVQLGFDPKKLTKFTLPMIGHFLKAGLDTGFYILKEFKVENPQEFVPGQVLTLSDLGLEKGIKVDVTGITKGRGFTGTIKRWNFQRQPMSHGAKKVHRKRGSSGANTFPGRVIKGKKMAGHYGAERVTIKNLTVVDIDPEKNLLLVKGGVPGWNNGYVMVYFK
- the rpsJ gene encoding 30S ribosomal protein S10, with translation MPTQKIRIKLKSFDHRILDKSVASIVSTAKETGAKVVGPIPLPTKISRWTVLRSPHIDKNSREQFEMRIHKRLIEILEPTQQTIDALMQLELPAGVEVEIKV
- the tuf gene encoding elongation factor Tu — translated: MAKQKFERKKPHLNVGTIGHIDHGKTTLTSAITRVLSTKGYAQWIPFDQIDKAPEEKARGITIQLAHVEYESDKRHYAHIDCPGHADYIKNMITGAAQMDGSILVVAATDGPMPQTREHVLLARQVNVPAMVVFMNKVDMVDDAELLDLVELEVRELLSKYGFPGDEVPVIRGSALKALECGCGKEECEWCGRIWELMKAMDEYIPEPVRDVDKPFLMPIEDVFSISGRGTVVTGKVERGVLRPGEEVEIVGLRPTIKTVATSLEMFRKILDEALPGDNIGVLLRGVGKDEVERGQVLAKPGTIKPHTKFKAEVYVLKKEEGGRHTPFFNGYRPQFYFRTTDVTGVVKLPDGVEMVMPGDNVELEVELIKPVALEEGLRFAIREGGRTVGAGVVTKIIE